Proteins encoded by one window of Chroogloeocystis siderophila 5.2 s.c.1:
- a CDS encoding nucleotidyltransferase family protein, with product MLAAYQEKLEKLKVKSLELFGSVARNEATFESDVDFLVEFSIDAGLFELFRVQHYLEDILGCAVDLGTKDALREHLQEPVCVEGCNLCLLETGKSMFKTFSIL from the coding sequence ATTTTGGCAGCATACCAGGAAAAGCTAGAGAAACTAAAAGTCAAATCTTTAGAATTATTTGGTTCTGTGGCTCGAAATGAGGCAACATTTGAGAGTGATGTTGATTTTTTAGTTGAATTTTCGATTGATGCAGGATTATTTGAGCTATTTAGAGTTCAGCATTATCTAGAAGATATTTTAGGATGTGCAGTGGATTTAGGCACTAAAGATGCTTTACGAGAACATTTGCAAGAACCTGTCTGTGTTGAAGGATGTAATTTGTGCCTTCTAGAAACGGGCAAATCCATGTTCAAGACATTCTCAATTCTGTAA
- a CDS encoding HepT-like ribonuclease domain-containing protein: MSFEEFEQNETVNVPHVQLQYPQFPWQLMSNMQNVIAHEYFQINLRIFWNTV, from the coding sequence ATGAGTTTTGAGGAATTTGAGCAAAATGAAACTGTTAATGTTCCTCATGTTCAATTACAGTATCCTCAATTTCCTTGGCAACTAATGAGTAATATGCAAAATGTAATTGCTCATGAATACTTTCAAATTAATTTAAGAATTTTTTGGAATACAGTTTAA